A segment of the Marinitoga hydrogenitolerans DSM 16785 genome:
ATCTCACTTTACAATGGATGATGTTGCTAAAGAAACGGGAGTTTCTAAGGGAACTTTATATTTATATTTTGATAGTAAAGATTCTTTGATAATCACATCTTTTGGAATACTTGTAGAACGACTTAAATACTATTTATCAAATCTTTTACCTCAAGAAACATCAAAAGAAGAAAAAGCAAAAGCCATCATTAAACTTTATTCAAAAATAATAAAAGAATTCCCTTCTGATGACTTATTAAGACTTTTTGAGATATTGATAAATTCTATTCATGATAAAAAAAGACTTAAAGAGCTTGGCAATTTATTCCATGATTATTATACTCAGTTGTTTGATTTATGGTCTGAATTCGTACCTAATAAAACAACAGCTATTATATTACAGGCTATGATCGATGGAATTGGAATCTATAAATCAGTTGGGGTAGAATTTAAGGAAGAGGAACTTTGTTCATCTTTAGAATATATAATAGGAAAATTAATGGCATAAAAAGGAGGGGTTTTTTATGAAAATCCTTGACAGTATGAAAAACATGATGATGAAACAAGCTTCAAAATTGGTAACTAATGTTGTACGAAACTCTGATGTGGAAGATTTAGCAAGATTATTAAGAACATTGTCGAATTTAGCAAAAGAACCAACAAAAAGTGGTTTAAGAAAATTAGCTGAAGGTGCAGAAAATCATGATCCTATGCTCGTTAACTGGTCAAATCTTTTTAAAAGATCTAATCCTAAAGTTGTAGAAAAGATTATAAACAATTTGATTATCAATGAGTTTGCTGTTGGTGAAAAAGTACGTCAGGAAAAAATGCACGAACATAAAGTTGTATTACCAAAATTGGCTGTTATTAGTCCAACTTATGCATGTAATCTAAATTGTGTTGGATGTTATGCTGGCTTGTATGGACATAAATATCAATTATCAAAAGAAGAGTTATTTAGTATAATTAGACAATTTAATGAATTAGGAATATATTTCTTTGTTATTACAGGTGGAGAACCTTTTATATATCCTCATTTATTTGAAATGCTCGAAGAATTTAATGACTCTTATTTCATGGTTTATACTAACGGAACATTGATGACAGAAGAAAAAGCAAAAAAATTAGCCGAATTAGGAAATGCTACACTTTCAATATCTATTGAAGGTTTTGAAGAAATGACTGATTGGAGAAGAGGAAAAGGTGTATTCAAAAAAATCATGCATGCGTATGAATTATTAACAAAATATGGCGTAATTTATGGAGCTTCAGTTACTGCTACAAGAAAAAATCATAATTTAATTATGAGTGAAGATTTTTGGAATTTCTTAAAAGATCATAATGTTGCTTATGTTTGGATATATCAATTTATGCCTGTTGGTATGGATCCTACAATGGATTTGGTACCAACACCTGAACAAAGATTCGAAAGATTTAAGATTACAGAAAAAATGAGGCTTGGTGGCGATTTTGCTTTTGTAGCTGATTTCTGGAATCACGGATTCTTAACACATGGTTGTTTAGCTGCAGGTTCAAAATATTTACATATTAATGCAAAAGGTTATGCAGAACCATGCGTTTTCCAACAATTCGCAGTTGATAATATTAGAGAAAAAACTATACTTGAAATTTTAAAATCTCCGTTCTTTGAAGCTTATAAAAAGACTATACCATACTCAAACAACCTATTTAGACCATGTCCAATTATCGATAATCCAAAAGTATTTAGAGCTATGGTAAAAAAATTCAACGCCATACCTCAACATCCTGGTAGTGAAAAAGTTATAACAGAATTAGCACCAGAAATTGATAAATTAGCTGAAGGATGGAAACCTTATGCTGATAAATTATGGTATGAAAAAGGTTATGCAGAAAAATATCCTTCCAAACGTGGAATTTATAATTATGAAACAAGGATGAGAAGATATGCTAATAATGAGGAAAAACTTGCCTTAGATAAAAAAGGATAAAAAAAACTCCCCCCAAAAATGGGGGAGTTTTTATTTATTGGTTTTCTTGTTTTACTGTATATTTAACTCCAATATTTGCAACAAAATGATCTAAAGAAATAAAATTATTAAAGTTATCATTAAAAAAATAAAAAACTAAATATGAACTAAGAAACTTTAGAGAACTTTTGCAGTTTTTCTTCGAGAAGCAAAAAATAATATAATTATGGTGTATTTTCCAAAAGTTACGAGGTAAAAAATTTTATTAATAAGCTGCATTTATACATAATTTTGTGTGTTATATTTTGTATTCAGTTTTTAGAATTATAGATATATTATCTTTCATATTTTCTCAATTCTTCAACCAATTTATAAACATTTGTATATGGATTCTTTTTAGAATAACTATTTATAACTTTCTTTTGTTTTTCCAAATTTTCAGCATTCTTTATAGCTAATTTCATTTTATCTTTTAATCTTTCATACATATCTCCAATATTTTTTTCATATTCAGGAATTTTTTCTTTTAATTTTCTCAAACAATGTTCTTTGCTCAAAGATGTTTGATAAAAAACAAAGTGCAATAAATACCATAATTCAAAACATGGATTAGAATATATAGGATTATAACCTTTTTTCTTAATTTCTTTTATAGATTCGTCAAATTTTTGATCATCTATTTCATCTTTGTCAAATACAAGCCATACCTGATCAAATTTTTCTTTTTTAAAATATTTCTTTGCTGCTTTTAATAAAACATTTGCTCCTCTTCCTTCTCCTTCAACTTTAACATATGCATTTGATACTTCAAAAGAATCAAAATAATATTTTTCTGTTTTTTCACCTTCGCATACTATTAAAATCAAAGGTTTAATTTCTCTTGTATTTTTTCTTCTTTTGCCTTTTTTGCCAAAATAACCTTTTCGACTCATTTGATATCAAATCCTTTTAAGATTTTCTTTAGATATGGAATAGCACCATATTTTCCATTTAAATATTCTCTTTCAAAATTCGCATTTTTTCTTACACCTTTTATTTCAAGGAGGGAATATAACTCTGATTTTCCATATTTATCTTTACTTACAAACCATATCTGATCTCTACTAAATAATTCCGAATCTAAAATGATTGTATTATGTGTTGTAAAAATCAACTGTGCATTCTTTTTGTTTTTTTCTGAATGAAAGAGTTCTATTATTGTTCTTAATAATAATGGATGAATTCTTGTATCAAGTTCATCTATAAATAAAACAGTCCCGTTTTTTAGGGTCGCTAATACAGGTCCTAAAATATTAAAATATTTTTTTGTTCCATCCGATTCTTCCTTTAAAAAATTAAATTCAACATTCTTTATATAATTATCTTCATCATCAAAAAATGGATGATATGTCACAAGTTTATTCAAATAAAACTTTTTATCTTTTATAGATATAATTCCAATATCTCTTGAACTTAATGAAGACTCTTCATCTATTTTTAATGCTATTCTTTCGTTTTTAAAATCGTTTATTCCTATATCGGCATTTTTTAATATATTTAAAAATTCTTCCTTATCAATTATACCCTTTTCTATTAAATCTAAAGTAACTCCTGGAGGAAAATCCGGAGTAATAAAGTTTATATTTTTAAAAAACTCCACTATTCTAGTTGCAATTTGGCTGTTCCATTGAGCTAAAGAAGATAGAAAAAGTGTATTTTCTTTCGTTTTTTCTTCAACACCTTTTCCTTCAGAAAATTTTCCTCTTTTGAATTCTTGCCAATCCCTTTCAAATATCCTTGCTTCACGCCCTTTAGGTCTGTGATAAAGCCACTCGCTTTCAATTTTACTATCTTTTATTGAAAATCCATATCTATAATAAACATTATTTATAATAAATCTTCCTTCAAATATCATAGGCTCATTTACGAGCTTTTCACTCAACTTAAACCTTTCATCAGGAATTTCAAACCCAAAAATCGCTGAATTTAAAATAAGATATATATAAAATTTAAAAGCTTTAAGTAAATTACTTTTTCCTCCTGCATTTGGACCATATATTGCTGCAGTTTTTAATAATCTGAATTTTTCAGCTTTAAAAAAATGTTTCGATTCTTTATCATCTGCTATCATTGAAAATTCCGTTTTCTTTGCAAAGGATTTAAAATTGTAAAAACTAAAATCTACTAACATAATAACACCTCACAAGTATAAATATTTCTAACAATTTATTATACTAAAATTATATACCATAATATTTTAAATGTCAAATTTGAAATTTTTATTCATATTTTATATATAAAATTAAATTTATCTATAAATTATTAC
Coding sequences within it:
- a CDS encoding TetR/AcrR family transcriptional regulator translates to MAGNISEKKSNYKEQKKRKIAENALDLILSKGLSHFTMDDVAKETGVSKGTLYLYFDSKDSLIITSFGILVERLKYYLSNLLPQETSKEEKAKAIIKLYSKIIKEFPSDDLLRLFEILINSIHDKKRLKELGNLFHDYYTQLFDLWSEFVPNKTTAIILQAMIDGIGIYKSVGVEFKEEELCSSLEYIIGKLMA
- a CDS encoding radical SAM protein, coding for MKILDSMKNMMMKQASKLVTNVVRNSDVEDLARLLRTLSNLAKEPTKSGLRKLAEGAENHDPMLVNWSNLFKRSNPKVVEKIINNLIINEFAVGEKVRQEKMHEHKVVLPKLAVISPTYACNLNCVGCYAGLYGHKYQLSKEELFSIIRQFNELGIYFFVITGGEPFIYPHLFEMLEEFNDSYFMVYTNGTLMTEEKAKKLAELGNATLSISIEGFEEMTDWRRGKGVFKKIMHAYELLTKYGVIYGASVTATRKNHNLIMSEDFWNFLKDHNVAYVWIYQFMPVGMDPTMDLVPTPEQRFERFKITEKMRLGGDFAFVADFWNHGFLTHGCLAAGSKYLHINAKGYAEPCVFQQFAVDNIREKTILEILKSPFFEAYKKTIPYSNNLFRPCPIIDNPKVFRAMVKKFNAIPQHPGSEKVITELAPEIDKLAEGWKPYADKLWYEKGYAEKYPSKRGIYNYETRMRRYANNEEKLALDKKG
- a CDS encoding AAA family ATPase → MLVDFSFYNFKSFAKKTEFSMIADDKESKHFFKAEKFRLLKTAAIYGPNAGGKSNLLKAFKFYIYLILNSAIFGFEIPDERFKLSEKLVNEPMIFEGRFIINNVYYRYGFSIKDSKIESEWLYHRPKGREARIFERDWQEFKRGKFSEGKGVEEKTKENTLFLSSLAQWNSQIATRIVEFFKNINFITPDFPPGVTLDLIEKGIIDKEEFLNILKNADIGINDFKNERIALKIDEESSLSSRDIGIISIKDKKFYLNKLVTYHPFFDDEDNYIKNVEFNFLKEESDGTKKYFNILGPVLATLKNGTVLFIDELDTRIHPLLLRTIIELFHSEKNKKNAQLIFTTHNTIILDSELFSRDQIWFVSKDKYGKSELYSLLEIKGVRKNANFEREYLNGKYGAIPYLKKILKGFDIK
- a CDS encoding RloB family protein, with product MSRKGYFGKKGKRRKNTREIKPLILIVCEGEKTEKYYFDSFEVSNAYVKVEGEGRGANVLLKAAKKYFKKEKFDQVWLVFDKDEIDDQKFDESIKEIKKKGYNPIYSNPCFELWYLLHFVFYQTSLSKEHCLRKLKEKIPEYEKNIGDMYERLKDKMKLAIKNAENLEKQKKVINSYSKKNPYTNVYKLVEELRKYER